One genomic segment of Mesoaciditoga lauensis cd-1655R = DSM 25116 includes these proteins:
- a CDS encoding FxLYD domain-containing protein, whose protein sequence is MLLVELALIRLIGLLGLLVLGTSIWVLVDAKTIGVRKGLVKGFFDIGPWGWFFSCLLIWIIAFPIYIAKRGEFKRLNAERFMQNLYQYQSQYRTISEKTYSDPDTKKRTTIDWIESIGLVVLLFVIFRFIVISFVDNYQNKTPPPPVAQYNNSPTLNPNEDLKLSKGWGWTADNYGNEYIEGTVVNRSDNTYSSVFIRFNLYDEENNLVGNANDIVDNLRPHETWKFKALVPYDNAYSAEFAGIDGY, encoded by the coding sequence ATGTTGCTGGTAGAGCTAGCGCTAATAAGGCTAATAGGACTGCTGGGATTACTTGTCCTTGGAACTTCGATTTGGGTTCTTGTTGATGCTAAAACAATTGGAGTTAGAAAAGGGCTTGTTAAAGGTTTTTTTGATATAGGTCCGTGGGGATGGTTCTTTTCTTGTTTGTTGATCTGGATTATTGCTTTTCCGATTTACATTGCAAAGAGGGGAGAATTTAAAAGGCTAAATGCAGAAAGGTTTATGCAAAATCTTTATCAATATCAAAGTCAATACCGAACCATTTCTGAAAAGACTTATTCTGATCCTGATACAAAAAAAAGAACCACAATAGACTGGATTGAATCGATAGGACTGGTAGTCTTGCTTTTCGTGATTTTTAGATTTATTGTGATATCTTTTGTAGATAATTACCAGAATAAAACCCCACCGCCTCCAGTGGCTCAATATAATAATTCCCCCACTCTTAACCCTAATGAGGATCTAAAATTATCTAAAGGATGGGGTTGGACAGCAGATAACTACGGCAATGAATACATTGAGGGTACGGTAGTAAATCGCTCGGATAATACCTATTCTAGCGTGTTTATAAGGTTTAATTTGTATGATGAAGAGAATAATTTGGTAGGAAATGCAAACGATATAGTCGATAATTTGAGGCCCCATGAAACTTGGAAATTTAAAGCATTGGTTCCATATGATAATGCATACTCTGCAGAATTTGCAGGTATAGATGGATACTGA